The Vanacampus margaritifer isolate UIUO_Vmar chromosome 16, RoL_Vmar_1.0, whole genome shotgun sequence genome includes the window CATGACTGGATGTCTCATTGGCTTTTGTCTCACTCGCCCTTTCTCACTCCCCATATGCGTTCCACCAGCTGACGAACGCTGCAATCTGTTCTGCCGCTCCAACGAGACGGGGGAACTGGTTTCCATGAAGAGAGCGGTGCATGATGGGACGCTGTGCTCCTACAATGACGCCTACAGCGTGTGCGTGCGAGGAGAGTGTGAGGTCTTTATCTCGTCTCATCTCATACGtatgtttttcatttcattaggcGAGTAAGACGTGTCTCCTTCGGTAGGGTCTGCTCTCTCTACTTTCCTCGTCCCGTCTCATTTCCATGGTCCTTCTATCCTTGCTTACTGTCCTATTGCCTCCTTTCCTCGTCTCCTTGCAGCACGTGGGCTGTGATGGCGAAATTGCGTCGGACCGCCAAGAGGACCGCTGTGGGGTGTGCGGTGGAGATCACTCGCGCTGTCGTGTGATCAAAGGAAACTTCAGTCGCAGTGCCAACAGAACAGGTGACTTAATGATCATGGGTGAACCTTCAGCCGATGTGGCACCTGCTGAGGGCCCGACAACCAATTTTGCTTCGAGCCCCATGGAAGGTTGGTGTCCTCTGACTTAATGGCTTGTCGCCTGTGGTTTAGGTTACCTGAAGATCCTGGAGATTCCCCAAGGGGCGAGACACCTCCTGGTGCAGGAGTTTACAAGGACACCTCACGTCCTCGGTAGGGGCGCCACCGTATCTCGAGCCGACCGGCGTAGCTCACCACCCAGATCATCCTTTCTTTCTCGGTTGTTTAGCGGTGAAGAACCAGGAGAGCGGGCGACTGTTCCTGAACGATGAAGACATGGAGCCGGATTCGCGCAAGCTGGTGGAGATGGGCGTGGCTTGGCAGTACACTCACAACGAGGAGCAGGAGGTGGTGCAGACCGAGGGGCCGCTCAAGTATGCTGTGGTTCTCATGGTAAGCGCTCAGCCTCCCATCCGGTCACCTTATGACATAGACGTATGCTCCTTTTCACCGCTTTATGGTCAGAAACCTGTGATTTGGGTGAAACCAATGCATGTTCTACTGCTCATTACTAAAGAACGGGAAAGGCtggaatcaaactttttttctggtgagacaaaaaaaaaatctgacttgagAAGCATGACAATCTTTTTCCGTCAGCTCCGTTCCCACGGCGACACCAAGGTGACGGTGTCCTACAAGTACGTGATCCAGGACCACCTGCGTTCTTCGCTGGAGTCCAACCTGGTCCAGGAGGATACCATCTTTTATGAGTGGGCGCTCAAGCAGTGGTCTGTGTGCTCCAAGTCGTGCGGAGGAGGTACGACGACGCCCGGGTTGCCGTGGAAACGGACCACCATtgactcctcttcctcctctggtCGCCAGGGAAACAGTACACCCGCTTCGGATGCCGACGGAAGGCCGACGGAGTGATGGTTCAGAGAACGTTCTGCTCCAACATCAGCAAACCGAGAGCCATCACGCGCAGCTGCAACCTCGACGTCTGCAGCCCGCCACGGTAACAGCAGACAGTTGTAACAGAAACACTTTACTGGTCATCGTGGTAACAGGCAAATGGTTACCACAGTAACATCAGACACTGGTTAAAGAAACCCTCAACTGGTCATCATACCAAATACCAAAACTCATATGGTCACCACACTAATGTCAGACGGTAGTCACGGAAATACTCAACTCTCAAATGGTTACCATGGTAATGTCAGACAGTCGTCCCCTGAACTATAGGTCATTATGGTAACAATCACATGCCGATAATTTTGGACAGTCGCCACCTAACACCACTGGTCACCAAGGTAACGTAACATCACACGGTAACACCCAACACTCAGATGGTCACCACAGTAATGTCAGGCAATTGCTATGGTAATGCTCTAATGTTGCCACAGTTTCGCCACCGTAAAACTAACACTCAAATGTTCAATTGAGTAACCTCGGACAGTCATCACGTATCGGCCATCAAGGTCTCATCAGGCGGTCACATGCAACGCTTGAATGGTCACCACGGTAACATTATACATTTGTCACAGTATTGCACAACACTCACCTGGCCGTGACGTAACATCAGTCATATCGTTAACACTCAACTGGTCTTCAGAGTTACTTTGTGACATCATCATAATGAGACTCGGTGAGCCCCGTTGTGTACACACTGAGCACTTCCTACTCCCAACCAACCAGCTGGATGACCGGTGGCTGGGAGGCCTGCAGCGCCTCCTGTGGACAAAGCGGGTGGCAGCGTCGCTGGGTGGGCTGCCAGCTGGTCTCCGTCGGTGGGCGGCGGCTTTCCGTCAACAGCGACCTGTGCCAAGACCGCCGGCCGGACCCCAAGCAGCCCTGCAACCGATTCCTGTGCCCGGCGGTGTGGCGGGCCGGGCCTTGGACACCGGTGAGGGGGGATGGTGGGGATGGGAGCGGGGCTGGAGTTGTTTACAGGTTCATGGGTGGCAGTGATGCAACTTCTGTGTTGCAGTGTTCCGTCACCTGCGGCAACGGCACGCAGGAGCGTCAGGTGGCCTGCGTCCGGCCCGAAGGATCTTCGGGGAACTGCAGCCTGGTCCCGCCCATCGCCAGCCGCACATGTCGAGCGCCACCATGTGGCGGTAAGCGTGCGTTGCGTGTAgctccatttttcagtaattttttttcatgaagtactttttttttattcaattaactACTTGGAGGATTACTTTTTACTTATAATTGAGTCAAATTTTCCAATGTAGcagatttttttatatgttgattttttttggtcaagctttttttaaggaaactgactgttttattttgacataattttgtttttaaactaaaaagtcaGTGTTAGAAATTGTAGTTCAAATTCAACTGGCACAGACATAGCTCCATCCATGAAGAGACCCAAGTGAacgccattttttgtttttctggtgCAGGTGACCCGAAGAACTTCATGGTTCAATGGCTGTCCAGATCCAGTACGGACGTCCCGCTTGCTAAGATCACCTTGAGTACTGCAAACTTGTTCTTTCTATTCCTTTTCTACTATGCTGTCGTGACAGCTGATGTTGTTTCTGCAGGGCAGCGTTGCCGTGGTGACCGCTCGGCATTTTGTCGAATGGAGTCGCTCAGTCGCAACTGCGCCAACGCTGGCTACAGACAAATATGCTGCAAGTCCTGCAGCAACTTCAGGTGATCCGCAACTGCCTTCATATGCGCGTTCAGACATGTTTATGGGTCATTTCCATATAATTCAATCACTAGCAATCAAGAAATttgtaaaacatgttttttcttaGCGATAAAGACATTTTGATATTAAAAGTGTAAATGTACTTTACTgcccttttttcttcttggaaACAATCATTAGCTTTTAAATGATAAGAGCTACCAATTGATCAAATCTTAATATCGGTCAAATTGATTGATCTTCAAAAGGAAATTCAATGAAGTATGTCGTTACCGTTATTAATCAAATTACCGGAAAATTTCCCTCTTAGGTGTTCATTagtgtttgtgattgttcaTACATGTTCATGCTTGTTCATAGGGTTAGCATTCGTTTCTTCATTGTATCATTGTTGTTTAGCATCAATCAACATTGTTGCTATATCATGGTAGCATTTTTGTTAGCTTCAGTTTACCATTGTAGTTAGCATCACATACAGTAAGCATTGTTGTTATCATTACAGTTAGTACTGGTGTTAGCATAAAGGTAGCATGTTGTAGTGTCAAGGCTAGTTTTGTTGCTAGTGTCACGTGAGCATCGTTAGAAGCGTCATGGTTCGCGTACCTACCGTCCGTCACACAATTTCTAATTTTGTGATCGAAAAAGGGACACAAGAGGCTAATACTTGTTTGTACATGCTCATAGTGCTCTTTTTGATGCTTTTTAGTGTGTCAACAACAGTGACACCGCAGCCAAGCCCCTCCCCTACCAGCAGTGCGTGGACAGTGACTCCGCCCCCCAGCACCACCGATTTTATTTACGTGGATTACGACGACGAGTATTCGGCCTCCCAGGACGCCGCCAAGCTCGTCACTCCTATGTCTGTACCACCATTTTTCCTCACGGGACCCACGCCCACCGTTGCTATGGTAACCCCCGTTGCCACGGTAACCGCCACCAGTCAAACGTCACTCACGACATCCCTCAGAGCATCCGATAGTGTCATCAACCCCAGCGGGAGGAGCCCCGCCGTtgccgctgctgctgccgccgctgccGGACGTTCATCTTCCTTTCCGCCGATGTCTCCGAAGATGGCAAAGGACTTGGGTGGTGAGGTTTCCTACGGCATCGTGGGATTAGACGCCGACGGGTCAAGGGGCCCGCAGAGCCACTTTGTGCCCCAGGTGCCATCTGTCCGAGAGCGGACACAAAACAAACGCATCCAGCAACTTCTGAACAAGAAGCAGCTGAGGCCCGGACGCCGTCGAAAACATGGCGCTTTGTAGGAcgcattgtttgtgtttttgttgagaGTGGTCCACATTTTTCATGCTTGTTTGTGTGAGTCCAATAAAACAAGTCTCAACTCTTCTTGCTCAAGTCAATGACATGATGAATTCCATTCAATCACAACCAACTGAGAGCATGACACAGTATATAgtacttgtaaatttgtgttaggggtgtgcatctctccaataaaacaTGAGTGGATACATATCTCAATAGATGGGGTGTGATACGACTCAAGGAcggttcattcgatttgacgaTTTCATTCGATTCAACTCACTGTAATATGATTTGAATCGCAAGCACACGGCCCAGTCCGAGAGCGTTTGATGCAATGAGTCTctagttgtcattttacaatgtttaagaacttgtatgtgtgtgtaaataaaatTCCTGTTCAGACTAAATCGGG containing:
- the LOC144036278 gene encoding A disintegrin and metalloproteinase with thrombospondin motifs 2-like, with amino-acid sequence MDLLVCAVFIVFVRVSAVGTFSTDSLHEVLSEFSVVRPIRTDSQGHFLSASVSAHSPPRSKRHAPWRQTSWTSQPHSESELFYNVTVFGQELHLRLRANRQLVAPRATMEWWEESGYKRSEPIEETGCFYTGGVSNMEDTAVALSNCDGLAGMIRTSEKEFFIEPLHRWRSGGQSEDEDNEGAEPHIVYPSSAIIKSKQRAVNQTADFLRGPLLGSSDLLRPKSASGWQRRRRRYIEEADMFNIEVLLAVDYSVLLFYGQQHVQKYLLTLMNIVNGIYQDQSLGANINIVLVRIIMLSPAKSQELISVGNAQKSLENVCGWSYIQQREQNPNQQHDHLVYLSRREFGPSGMQGYAPVTGMCKMHQSCVLVFEDGFSSAFVAAHEIGHVLGMEHDGEANECDDDVFLGSIMSPQVEATFYRYHWSRCSWSELHKYLHTYDCLRDDPFSPDWPTPPLLPGFEYSMEQQCSFDFGPGYGTCTAYPNPQPCQQLWCSDYNHPLFCRATKGPPLDGTPCGPGMHCFKGFCITLTVNLLRQDGGWSSWSAYTNCSRTCRGGVRIRSRNCDSPPPANGGRTCFGNSFEFQLCNQQHQCPPMYDFRAEQCSVWDDIFEYEGKKHHWLPVEHADPDERCNLFCRSNETGELVSMKRAVHDGTLCSYNDAYSVCVRGECEHVGCDGEIASDRQEDRCGVCGGDHSRCRVIKGNFSRSANRTGYLKILEIPQGARHLLVQEFTRTPHVLAVKNQESGRLFLNDEDMEPDSRKLVEMGVAWQYTHNEEQEVVQTEGPLKYAVVLMLRSHGDTKVTVSYKYVIQDHLRSSLESNLVQEDTIFYEWALKQWSVCSKSCGGGKQYTRFGCRRKADGVMVQRTFCSNISKPRAITRSCNLDVCSPPRWMTGGWEACSASCGQSGWQRRWVGCQLVSVGGRRLSVNSDLCQDRRPDPKQPCNRFLCPAVWRAGPWTPCSVTCGNGTQERQVACVRPEGSSGNCSLVPPIASRTCRAPPCGGDPKNFMVQWLSRSSTDVPLAKITLRQRCRGDRSAFCRMESLSRNCANAGYRQICCKSCSNFSVSTTVTPQPSPSPTSSAWTVTPPPSTTDFIYVDYDDEYSASQDAAKLVTPMSVPPFFLTGPTPTVAMVTPVATVTATSQTSLTTSLRASDSVINPSGRSPAVAAAAAAAAGRSSSFPPMSPKMAKDLGGEVSYGIVGLDADGSRGPQSHFVPQVPSVRERTQNKRIQQLLNKKQLRPGRRRKHGAL